From the genome of Geothrix sp. 21YS21S-4, one region includes:
- a CDS encoding outer membrane beta-barrel protein, whose translation MRRTPLLLLPLLLASGATLGAQSPHFGFSLNLISPTGDFSSKTYPAYFSPSAGYVIAPQKETYDVGLGGSFTVSFPMDRNLAIRLNLSGSGENGTNRAAGEATINLRHSQFNVGGDLQIFPQGTAFRHRGLYLLAGLSADFEQFDRSFGDPLYDYTDTTRKSRMGGTIGVGHSFGYDAGMRFTLEASYHKTLTGHDVDAGDPPSTDFLKVGFGFVF comes from the coding sequence ATGCGCCGTACCCCGCTGCTCCTGCTTCCCCTGCTCCTCGCTTCCGGCGCCACCCTCGGCGCCCAGAGCCCCCACTTCGGGTTCAGCCTGAACCTGATCTCCCCGACGGGTGATTTTTCCAGCAAGACCTATCCGGCCTATTTCAGCCCTTCCGCCGGCTACGTCATCGCGCCCCAGAAGGAGACCTACGACGTGGGCCTGGGCGGCAGTTTCACGGTCAGCTTTCCCATGGACCGCAACCTCGCCATCCGCCTGAACCTCAGCGGCTCCGGAGAGAACGGCACCAACCGCGCCGCCGGGGAGGCCACCATCAACCTCCGCCACTCCCAGTTCAACGTGGGCGGCGACCTCCAGATCTTCCCCCAGGGGACGGCGTTCCGGCACCGCGGGCTGTACCTGCTGGCGGGGCTGTCCGCGGATTTCGAGCAGTTCGACCGGAGCTTCGGCGATCCGCTCTACGACTACACCGACACGACCCGGAAGAGCCGCATGGGGGGGACCATCGGCGTCGGCCACAGCTTCGGCTACGACGCAGGCATGCGGTTCACCCTGGAGGCTTCCTACCACAAGACGCTCACGGGCCACGACGTGGACGCGGGCGATCCGCCCAGCACCGACTTCCTGAAGGTGGGCTTCGGCTTCGTGTTCTAG
- a CDS encoding Smr/MutS family protein has translation MAWKQDLAKLKQQLGPETAQPPKARPKPAPRPEKTGSLDDEDAVFLSAMGLKPSERKSAPAADRPAPLASADPTPPPPPTPETFEAALLDLKGLRPLSKGFQGTPTPVPAKEAPALPVAVEPAPVVLPPPEAPVPEPEVPVAAAESAAVPTRFQLAAGMAIDVDGMLDLRGHTVPDAVERLKDRLGDGQVLGWRSIQVMLGPDPKLHEGLLELLASGQAPMVARYAQAPVPMGGTQAWLLYFVSQP, from the coding sequence ATGGCGTGGAAGCAGGATCTGGCAAAGTTGAAACAGCAGTTGGGCCCGGAAACCGCCCAGCCGCCCAAGGCCCGGCCCAAGCCCGCCCCTCGGCCTGAAAAGACCGGCAGCCTGGACGACGAGGATGCCGTGTTCCTGTCGGCCATGGGCTTGAAGCCCAGTGAGCGCAAATCGGCTCCTGCGGCCGATAGGCCCGCGCCCCTCGCCTCGGCGGATCCTACCCCGCCCCCTCCTCCCACCCCGGAGACCTTCGAAGCCGCGCTGCTGGACCTCAAGGGGCTCCGGCCCCTTTCCAAGGGATTCCAGGGGACTCCCACGCCGGTTCCCGCCAAGGAAGCGCCGGCCCTCCCCGTCGCGGTCGAACCCGCGCCTGTTGTTCTCCCTCCGCCGGAAGCTCCGGTGCCAGAACCCGAAGTGCCGGTCGCAGCCGCGGAATCCGCGGCCGTGCCTACGCGGTTCCAGTTGGCGGCGGGAATGGCCATCGACGTGGACGGAATGCTGGACCTGCGGGGCCACACCGTGCCCGACGCCGTGGAGCGGCTGAAGGACCGGCTGGGCGACGGGCAAGTTCTGGGCTGGCGGAGCATCCAGGTCATGCTGGGCCCCGATCCGAAATTGCACGAGGGACTCCTGGAGCTCCTCGCCTCCGGCCAGGCCCCGATGGTGGCGCGCTACGCCCAGGCGCCGGTCCCCATGGGGGGCACCCAGGCGTGGCTGCTGTACTTCGTCTCCCAGCCCTGA